In bacterium, the following proteins share a genomic window:
- a CDS encoding B12-binding domain-containing radical SAM protein: MKENQHKILLIEPPFFRLFKDTYSLERYPFSLGYLAGTIKKETNWNVMAYNADFNFPSELIKVSYLASTGFDNYLNNLKDLSSPMWKEIKSTISEYNPTVVGISAKSQNFASACIVAKIAKEIDKQIIVITGGPHPSMVGSGVLNCPDIDVCVKGEGERTIIELIKAIDAQKGFDTIQGIVYRKDGQIVENAPREFIEDLDSLSFPHESATEALKDYDKYPITTFENVFATRGCPYNCFFCGSRKIWGRNVRFRSPDNVIREIKALQKKGLFSIHFDDDIFGINIQYLNDLCNALIKHCPGLKWSCELHVKLVDEQRISLMKEAGCTSIKIGIESGNNEILKKMRKGFTIEQAISACKIIKTYGIRLEAFFIVGFPQETENTLNDTLVTMKKIKCDILIYSIFTPYPGTEAFEFCKENGLINDYYDISLYNHQSPANCFCINITPERFRMLVSKVEKMVDRKNWLKRMERVFSLNTFWKIQKLGIGKSLQKGIRVLTNK; encoded by the coding sequence ATGAAAGAAAATCAGCATAAAATATTACTTATAGAACCCCCCTTTTTTCGTCTATTTAAAGATACATACTCACTTGAGAGGTATCCTTTCTCTTTGGGGTATCTGGCAGGAACAATAAAAAAGGAGACTAACTGGAATGTAATGGCCTACAATGCTGACTTTAATTTTCCAAGCGAACTCATCAAAGTCAGTTATTTAGCAAGTACTGGTTTTGATAATTATTTAAACAATCTAAAAGACTTATCATCACCAATGTGGAAAGAGATTAAATCAACTATATCAGAATATAATCCCACTGTTGTCGGGATTTCTGCCAAATCTCAAAATTTTGCATCAGCATGCATAGTGGCCAAAATTGCTAAAGAAATCGATAAGCAAATAATCGTGATAACAGGTGGGCCACATCCTTCCATGGTAGGGTCAGGTGTGTTAAATTGTCCAGATATTGATGTGTGTGTCAAAGGCGAAGGCGAAAGAACTATTATTGAGTTGATTAAGGCAATAGATGCCCAAAAGGGATTTGATACCATTCAAGGTATTGTCTATAGAAAAGACGGTCAGATTGTTGAAAATGCTCCAAGAGAATTTATAGAAGATTTAGATTCTCTTAGCTTTCCTCATGAAAGTGCCACAGAAGCACTAAAAGACTATGACAAATATCCTATAACTACATTCGAAAATGTTTTTGCAACCAGAGGCTGTCCATATAATTGTTTCTTTTGTGGATCCCGAAAGATATGGGGTCGTAATGTAAGATTTCGTTCTCCTGATAATGTTATAAGAGAAATTAAAGCTCTTCAAAAGAAAGGATTATTCTCAATCCATTTTGACGACGACATTTTCGGTATAAATATACAATACCTTAATGACCTGTGTAATGCCCTTATCAAACATTGTCCGGGATTGAAATGGAGCTGTGAACTTCATGTAAAGTTGGTTGATGAACAAAGAATATCTCTTATGAAAGAAGCAGGATGTACTTCAATAAAAATTGGTATTGAGTCGGGAAATAATGAAATACTGAAGAAGATGAGAAAAGGGTTCACTATAGAACAAGCCATTTCTGCGTGTAAAATTATTAAGACATACGGTATTCGATTAGAGGCTTTCTTTATAGTTGGTTTTCCCCAAGAAACCGAGAATACATTGAATGATACTTTAGTAACTATGAAAAAAATTAAGTGTGATATATTGATCTATAGTATATTTACTCCTTATCCAGGCACGGAAGCATTTGAATTTTGTAAAGAAAATGGATTAATTAATGATTACTATGACATCTCTTTATATAATCATCAAAGTCCAGCTAACTGTTTTTGTATTAACATAACTCCTGAGAGATTTAGAATGTTAGTTTCTAAAGTAGAGAAAATGGTAGACAGGAAAAACTGGCTGAAGAGGATGGAACGAGTTTTTTCTTTGAACACATTTTGGAAAATACAAAAGTTGGGAATAGGTAAAAGCTTACAAAAAGGCATAAGAGTACTTACCAACAAATAA